The DNA window TGCGTGTCAAGCATAGGTTTTTACTAAAAGAAAAGCTGGAGCAACATAAATCTAGCAGATCGTAGGAACAAGCAATGCAAGTCAACATGTAAAATCAGCCAATGTTGCTTACTTATAATGTTGAATCTTTTGTTTTCTGTTCTCAACAACTGGGTGTTGAATCGGGGTGCCcttcaaaatatgttttctctGCATCCAAAACACCCTGAACAAACAAGAGTTCAGTAGTCAGTCTTACCTAAAAGCAGCAGGTTTAAATCCATTGGTTTAGAGagtataacctttataattatgATGGCTGCATCCTTGTTTATTAGCTCATTATACTCTTGACAAGCCAGATTCTGAAATCAACAAGACACATAAATTATTAGAGTGGTGTGTTTGCTATGTTACCAGACTCAAGATGAGTGCCAGATATGGGTATGATTAACTTAAGTTTTCCATATATTTGGTAGATTTAACCTCCATACCTATATTAGAATATATGTCAGACACAAGTGCCGGACATAGGTGctttaggaaaaactaaagaatCAGGATAAAATAGGTGGTGAGAaccacaaataaataaataaactactTGAGAATTAAGGCAAACCTGAACACAATTTGGGCAACCTGTGTCTGATGAGCAGTGGCAACATGTGAGAAGTTCCAAAGCAGAATGCAAAAGCTCTGTGAAATATGGTTGGATCTGTCGCATATTTGAATGTTTTCACTTTTCATATTAAAAATTGACTCAAAGTAGAATTTTTCTTGATAATGATTCAACTAACCAAGCATCCATAAACTTGCATAAAAACTTCCAATTCCATGGAAAACATGCAATTGCCTTATTCCACTTATTTACTAATCTATGATGATTAAGTTCAAAATTGCATCAAACAGCAAGCAGCATATACCATAAGGTGATATTTTATAATGGCTACCAGATCTAAAATCTATTGACAGAAGGTGAAGAGGCCCTTGCTTTACTGTAAGCCACTGTACCTTAGATAAAGTTAAAGGATTTATCTTTCATCAAGTTTCTAATAACCCAACACTTTTAGCAgattttgaacaaaatgaaattatttcaaatttcaattcaaaGTAACACTCACTCGCATGCTTCAAAGTCTTCAAGCAAAAATATAGATCCGTAGCTTTCCAGTAGTACTGTCAAGTAAGACTCCAGCATTACATTACCTGTTTCGAGACACCAGTCCCTCCAGGATGTTGATCATACAATAGAATTCTCTCAGGAAAGAAACGGCTATCATAAGGATTCGGACACTCTGGAGCCAAGTCGGATAAATTGCATCTCATATATCTACGACAGggaattattaaaagaaaaagtaaaaaaagatcAAAAAGAGCACCAATGTCTAATGTTCATTGGTAAGAAAGGCTCAAAAAGGTTAAATAGAGCTCAACATTTTTATATGAAAGGCTGAGATATTGAAAAGATCTTACATATAAAATACCTACAATGGTACAACATGTAAAACCGCATGACAAGCAGCATGCAGACCTGCACGGAATGAGTACTTCTTCTCTACTATTATTTTTAAGGATTGTGGAACACTAATCCAAACTGCCTGCAAGCATGTGAATTGATATAAATAAGGCATACTAGTTACCAAACGATTatcaaaaatcaaattgaaataaaaaatggttaatatTGATCCTAAAAGAACCTGTGATTCATATGAATATCTAGGCAGAGAAAGATCAACAGTGTCCAAGACTTGGTTGCTCCCCCTACGTATTCGGCAGAAACCAAACCAAGTAGTTGTTACACTGCAAGGATTTGCTTGAGCTGTTGTTTTTGGGAGTTGATCTTTTGAGACCCGGGCTGGATAGGCCTAAGGAAAACCAAGATGAATGGCAGGTGAAGCTTTCGCATACCAGTTCCAACAAAAGTTATGTTGAGAAGGTGAAAAAGAGGACATCTGATAGCAAAATATATCGTTTCAGTTCATTTCAATTTTATGTCCGATATGAAACTTATCTTCAATCATTAAAGATTGCCTTTCTTTGCTATTTAGTTTTTAGTGTATTTCAATGTTAGTCAAATCAGGTAATAAAGTTCTCTCGTACACCTAGTCCTACagccattttttatatttaaaaactatGAGGCTAGGAAAGGACTAAGGAGGTGCCAATACCAACTTCAAACATCTTATCAGAAACACAAAGTTTAAGTGTGAGCACCTCAacaaatttgagaaaaagaagtCTGACTTACAATTTTACCACCAACAATATGTATGTCTGTATAATCCCGAGTCTTTGTGTAATAGTCCATGACAGCTTTTTCGCAATAAGCAATTTTTCTCGATAAATCCAAATCCTTCACCAGATAGGTCCTCCCTTGGTGCAAGTAAACAGCACCTTCATATACCTGTGTCATAGTAACAATTATAAAAGAAACTCAACAAAAGGAGTGAAGAAAGAACAAATTCACTGTATATACATGTAGAAGTAATTAGGAACAACCAATAAACTATGACGAAAGAGAATACACAAGGGTCTGATGAAATGaataagtctttttttttttaattaagttctaAATAAGAGAAAAAGCACGCCTGAAGTGATATGGAAAAGGGtaggaaaataaaatttgacagagaaatagaggaagaaaaagagatttgaaagGCAAATCAAAGGACAAGGCCGAAAATAGAGGATTCCTAGGGATAggaaagaaatgagaaataagAGGGGCCAACTTCTTTAACAACAATTCTCAATAGCTGCATTCATCATCAACATAAGCTACTGAAGAATCAGAATAAGTTCTGTATgcataagctactactttacCAAGCATTGgataaataaaacaaatctacaaatattttcttttatatagtattttaaataaaatctctCAATATTTTAGTCCATAAATAAGTGTGAACTTGTCATGCATCAAAAAATTACACCTGAAAGAAAGCCCTGCTTTCctcaatctcttctagggtttcattCAATTGTTTATCTATTACTATATATCTCTCTGCCTCTATTGCTCGTATACTGATTGAACGTGAAGGCCTTTTCTGAAAGGACAGGGTGTAAGAAAATATTTAGTCATCAAAAGTAAGAAGTAAACCAGCTATCAAACCTAAACATAAGTGTCTTACCTCATGGCCCATATAACTCCATATTTTAGACAAAGAATCATTTGAAGGATTAGAAGTCAAGTATCCTCTATTTTTAAGAGCATTTATGGCTTTGCTCAGACCAGAGCCAAAATATTTTTCATCGTAAAGCAAACTCAATGGATGTTCAAGAGCTGCACAAACCAGATGCTGCTCAAGCACCTGAATGAATAGAGCACCTCAGCATTGATTTGCACATTTGTTGGAACCTCTAACATAAATTAATATCTCAATTGCTGAAAACAAAATACCTGCTGGTTTTGAGCATCAATATGACAACACTCAATTGGACCACAGAATAATTTCTGAGGGAATTTCATAAAATATTGATCAAGAGGCCCCTCAAATGCAACATACACAGCAAGAGACGACCTTTCTCTTCTGCCAGACCTACCAGCCTGTTGCCATAGGCTAAATTCAGAAGAGAAACACCcccaattaaaaattatgaaaataatactCGTACAAATCAAATGATGATGAATTTGCACCATACCTTGCAATACTACCAGGAAATCCTAGATGCAGAGTAACATCAATATGTCCAACATCAATTCCCAATTCAAGCGCATTTGTTGCAGCAATACCACAAAGCTTTCCACCAAAAAATTCACTCTCTATCCTCCTCCTATCCTGCTCCATAGTcaatagatattaaaataaagagaATCATAGGTCACAGTTTTTAACTCCTGTTTTCCAACAAATGCAAATTTGCACTAAACAAGATAATTATGAAAACTAGAAAactatttcataaataaattattgactCTCACCGAAATTTAATGAACCAAAAAGAAAAGTCAAGACTTAAGTAGGATAACAATATTAGCCCTAAGACAAGAATCCATGTTGAGAAAAATTTATAGCAAACAAAAACTGAATTCAAAGAAGCAAGGGTGTAACTTAGGCATGCCATCAACATCATTGTCAAAATTTATTGACAATAATTACCACAAATATTAAACTGACCTCAGAAACATAACCAGCACGATAGGCACATATGGAATTGACATGGTGGGGAGCCACCTCTTCAAGAATTTCACGCCTGGATAGTATATGATATGAATACAGTTATACACCATTTTCTTGCATAGGATAACAGCTTGAAGAATAACTAGTATATGATCAAATCATGAAGTGAGACATACGTATAACATAAAACTAGCTCACAAAGTTTACGGGATTTACAAAAAGCAATACATCGAAGTCCATGCTGAACCATTTCCGCAAAAAGATGGGAAACTTCTGAGATTGGGCTGAGCAAGAAAGTGAAACATCATTATGATATGCAAATGAATAACAACTTATGACCCTTAAACATCATTCTTTTCAAGGAAGAGAGAAGACTATATCATCAAACCTCAAACTCTTATCAGAAGCGTTTCTACCATCTATGCCAAACTCACTTTTATCTAGCTCCTGCAATTTAACAGTATTAGTAGGTATATATCATAACCTACCCAAGCAAAGCAATGGCAAAATAGAAAAGACAACAATATTAGCAAAAAGACCCACGGTTCTCAAAGGTAAAACAGGATTCCAGAGAACAAAAAACTTTTCCGAAGAAGGACTTCCATCTTTTTCAATCAGCTCCAACGTTGACAAATTTGCAAGTTCCTGAAGCATCAGAAAAAAATATTCCAATTCAGTGAATAAATATAAAGGTTGTAGATCATGCTGGCCCAACCTAATCAGAAGCACCAAAATACAAAAGAAGAACCATCATAACGGGAACATGCAGTAATAGAAATAAAAGCAAATGAAAAGACTAGTCTTTAAGAATCTTACCATACAGTGCTCACGAGGATTTGAAGAAGTTGCCGTACAGAAAACAAAAGATGGATCACTTCCATACACTACAAAATCGACCTCACCAAGTCAAGGGAAAAAAGAGGATATATATAAGTAGGAATccctaaatttcttttttattaccATGAGAGCAAAGCCTGCGAAGTCTTCTTAGTATAAGGGCAGTATGGCACCCAAATGCCCCCTTATAAGCATGAGCTTCATCAATCACTACAAAACTTTACGACAAGAAGATAGAATTTGGTGATGAAAAAGTAATAAATAGGAACATCACATCTAAACGGGCCACAATTTGACTCAAGATATAGTGTAAAGAATGTTTTCTGATGAATCTCACCTAAGATTTGATAATATTCGACTAAATTGTCTATGTAACGGCAGGATTGCCATGTGTAACATATCGGGATTTGTGATCAACTGCATGCAAAAATGGCAAGGGCTTTAGATAAAAGACAGCTAAATGACAACTGGGGGGAAGGGATGGAAAAGACTAACTCTACATTTGAGACAGCTGATACTTTAGCTAATATACCAATCTAGCATTTTCTCGAAGCCATGTCCTTTCTTTCTGAGAAGTATCACCATCATATACCCCAATATTTATGCCACAATCAAACCCATTTGTCAAAGTTAACAAAGCTCTTAGTTGATCTTGAGCTAAGGCCTGCATCGGAGAAAAAATTGTCAATAGAGATAATGCCCATGGACCGTGTTCATAAAATTGAAAAGCCTAGTAGCAACAAACCTTTGTGGGAAACAAGTAAAGTGCACATGACGACAAATTATGAGACAATGCCTCCAAAACTGGCAGATTATAACAAACAGATTTTCCACTAGATGTCATTGTTGCTACAACAACATTCTTCCCTGAAAGAGATGCCATTATTGACTCTGCCTGTAAAGGCAGCAAGGGCTCAGACATATGCAAGATCTTACCTTTAATAGGATAGCAGTGGTAGAAACAATCCATACCTGGTGGCTGTAAAGTTTATTGATTCCAATGCTTTTAAGGGCAGATTTTGACTTGTCTGAGAGTTCATTAGGTATCTCCACATAGGAACCTTTCCTAGCACCAATTTTTTCAACATGCACCATCTGCATCAGTTATAAATAAAGAGACAATTAGAAGAATTCTTTCAAATAAGAGACAATAAAAATGCTAGCATGTTAGGGCGATTTGACACTGAGGCAAAAGAATGTACAAGATCCCAAAGctgtttttgagaaaataaacccaTTATATTCGCACAGCAGCCTTCCTACCAGTGGCTACGAAATTCAATCGGAGAAATATTTCTTTCCGAGAACCCAAACAGAGTGTAGAAGATAACCTGTCCATCTGATCCAATGCTCTTTCTGAGGTGCTCAACCATTTCTGATGGTAGCAATTGACTTGTATCCTGCTAAATCAAGAGGGTGTTATGATGATACAAGTCCCTTAGACTTCAAAAacagttttaaaatattaataacagaAAGGTCAaagacagcccaaaactgaccttCAAATGTTGTTCTAAGCCTATCGTAAAGAATTCATGATCTCCAACAAATAATAACTTCTAATGCTTACATAACATATGAGCTAGAGAAACTATGATAGCCAAACAGCATGAATAAAGGTTATTGATATGTAAATTAAGTATTTGACACAATTTAACCCCAATATGGCAAGAAAATACTATTTCACTCAGCTCAAGGGTAAAttatctatattttcattttttttttcctttttcacattTTTTGTTATGCAAAGATAAAATTTAGATCTTGAAAAAGCACCATAACCATGTACTGAGTGTGAACTGGCACATACATGACATCGTCGTTTGACTGAATGAGAATTCGAAGCAGAGGAACTGCTTCTCCTTGCCCGTTTTGCTTCATTTCTTTCCAAAACATAATCACCTTTCTTTACAAATAAAAGCAAATCCTCTAAGGAAAATGATAGCAGATTCTCATAATTCTTTTTAGACTGCACAAAACAAAGATAATTATTCAGTTATTCataataggaaaaagaaaaagtgtgTTAAATGCCTACAGCTGAAAACATAATGCAGGGGCAGTCAAGAAACTGGAAGTGGTGAATCAATAATATGAAAGTGCTACAAGATTATCCGGAGGAAAGAAATGATACTTTCCCCATTGGATATTGACAGTGAAAATTGTCCCTTGCTAGTTATGAACCTGAAGCGCATATTATTTGGTAACAGTGAACTTTTCAATCATAAAATGCTatggttgaaaaagaaaaaaaaaatcaacggATACATACATGTAAAATCAACTTGCCCCAAAACagaaaatcatgtcattcatatTATCTGTCATTTGAAAGCTACAGAAACAACTGTGAGAATAGATGGATGATGGATCAGACTCATCCTTTAATGTTAGGTGGAGTTACAATAGAAACAAAAGACATTGTGGAAAGGCTTGACAAATTTAATACTTGCCACACAGGAAAGTAAGGAGAGGGAAAAAAGAGCTCatcaaatcaatttaataaaCATGTCCTCGTAGATTTCAAGCTTCCTAAGAACCACTAGAATATCGACAAAGGAAATATTTATATATGCTTTGGATAAACAGAAACAAAATCAGGATTGGAAGCGGTTTATATTACCATTAACAACTTGATAGTCTCCCACAAGCTAGTTTTGAATGAACTCTCCCATTTCTTCATTAAGTTAAAAATCTTTGAAAGAGACCTGCATGTTTTACCTGTGAACAAGCAGGTTGAACAGTCCAAAATGTTTTACTAGCTTGGAAGCTTATCTAAAATTAACCAAAAGAAACGGAAGATGTATTTATGTTCAGTAATACCAGCTTCAAGCTTGCTGGCAAACTTGTCTGCCTCCTTTGTTGAAGAATGGGTGATAACAAGTGCATTGCTAAAATTTTTAGGCTCCATATCATTATTTACAAAATACACCACCTGAGATAAGCACAATGAAATGCTTTACTCCAGCATGTGAAAGAAATAGAAGCTCTAAACGAGCACTATTTGACAGATAAAAATCAAACGTGCTTCAAGAGCATTGTCACAGCAAGTTAAGGGATGACAATATAATTAAAGAAATTCAATATTGTGAAATATGACTACAAATTGTACAGCCACACAAACATCCAGAGAAAGCTAAGTTGAAAAGGAATTGTGACATAAAGCACACAAGAAGAACAAGGATAAAATTTCCGAGACTTAACATTAGATTTCATTAGATTTCATGAGTACTTGCCCCCCGTTTCTTGTTTACTTTTCAAAAAGAACAATGAAGTCAAACATAAAGTTAAACCACACAAATTATGCAAGGCATCATCAAAAGAATACTAGGGAAGAATACCTAACGACACAAAAGTGGATCCATATACAAAGACCCCTCAAAGATAATAAGCAATAAACAATTTTATCCATGATTACACAGCTGCATACATGTGAGTATGCATTCTTTAGCTATCCATGCACTACCAGGTTTGGTAGCTAACAGCACAGGTACTTTAGCCAGAGGGAAAATTCCCTCCCAAAATGCAACATGTACAGTTAGATAAAAGTTTCCAATAGTTATACAGCAATTATCATGCACAATCCTTCTACTTCATCTTTTTAAGTCACCCTATCCACTTAATCCAAATGGAAAAGCATGTGGAAACCAGTACACATGTCTAAAGTTAGCATGAAAGTATCTCAATCTTAAGTCACCAACAAGGAACATTGATGGATGGGCTTTGTATCAGCTAGAAACTTGACTAAGAGGTGGTCTATATAACCTAAGAGAGAAACAAACCTTAGGACAAAGAACAGAAAGATGCTCTATGTCCTCCATACAAATCCCAACTCCAAATTTTTCTAAATGCCCCAGAACTTGCTTCAAACGACTTGTAGTCATTCTCTCTGTTTGCAGCTGAAGAAACGCCCACAAAATGCTTAATAAAGCAAAGGCCTCCACAAGTCCCCTCAACCAAGTAGGACACAAACAAGAAGCATGATCATCACTAGTCCGGAATATGGCCTCACTTAACAGCATACATTTCCCAGAATATGGACTGGACAAACAATTCATGGACTGTAAAACCTCGACAAACTTCTCACAATTCTTCTCCTCGAACAAATCCCTATCTGAAGACCGCAATACATTCCACAATAAATCATAAGGATGCCCCTCATTTCTCTCATCCTTATCAATATTTCCTCCTTGTATTCTTCTACTCTTAAaggaatcatcatcatcatcaccatgaccattactattgttattattaccTTCACTAAACTTTCTCGAATTGTCGCGTAAATATGAGAATTCTTGCATCATATCAGAATAAGTAGAATCCGCAAAGCTTGAGGCAGCGCTTGCGTCGTTAGAAAAGCTAGGGTTTTCGACTTGAGGCTTGTTTTTCTTAGTAAATGGAATCAAAACAAAGAATTCACCAGACTGAAAGGCGAGGCTACTCACTTTGCATTGCAAGTTCAATTTAGTGCCctgcaaacaaaaaaaaaaacgatTGAGCTTAATACAGTGGGAATAAGAAATGTTGATTTGTTCGTACTTCATACCTTGAAAAAGAGGTGGAAATTGGGAGACGAAGTGGCGGGAGCGAAAGAAAGTTTCAAGAGATGTTTGAGATCGTTAATTGTTGTTTCTGGAGATACGGTAATGGTGGTGGATTCACCACTCAGTGTTCGGACTTCGATTTCCTTCACCGCCATGAACTTTTACATTAATTTCTACGATGTTCTGTTCAGCACGCTttcaattttatcaatttgaaacaATTAGATATAATCCCGGCAGGGACAAAGGGTAGCTTAGGGAATTTGGCGGGGACTTTTAGTTTCCTTTTTCACAAATATCCCCCGGTTGGGCCCGGTTCGGATTAGGTCTGACTTTAGTCGGTTCCAAAACAACATTTTCTCCTCGGTCTAGATTGAGTTGGGTTAAGAGGCAATGTTTTCttcaaagaaaaagtaaatatagAGAAAgtttttaaagggaaaaaaaggtaatgttttcttcttcaaataaatctttttttttggttaaataaacttaaattattatttaatagtttAGGTATTattattgacaaaaaaaattaactatcagactaagaattaaatataatttGAGATCAATTTATTAATAGACAGTAATACATTAAATTATAAATCTAATACATATGAGGAttgataactttttttttatttggagttattttagtataatttttacagtattttagaaaataattttagtaattatgttagtttttattatattttataattttttgaattaattatattttatatgattttgatatttttagagtTAAATTAGATTTACTTACTATTTTTCTctttatactttataataaaGCACGATCTTCAATTCAAAACTTCTGATAGCAAATAGTCTAGTCCTTTGTAATTTCTACATCTAAGCAAGGGAATACATGAttcatagaaaaaaaaagaaggaaaatagtATTAAATTAACTtggaggttaatgaacaattctGTTGCACGAATAAAACTTCAAGCTTAcaaaaagataaaagagatctaGAGTGCTCAGTATAAAATTTACAACTATTTTctctttaaattattattattttactcttTATTAATGGAAATTTATTTTGAATCTCTTCTAATGTGGTTTTCACACAACTTAACATTAACATGAACTAACTATATTTCTTACAACAATGATCAATCTtactttttagttaattaatttaatttattttcaattgtttCTATCATTACTACTTATTTATATAGTCATatgcttgtttattttgtttgtgTGGCCATCaaattgtattattttgataaatttgattgtTTCGAAGATAAGAATTAAGGTTAAGATCTCGATTAATATTAACTTCAATTAACGTAAAGCCCTAACAACAACGTAATTAACACAACTCAAACTCAAGCCACacttaaaatgattaaattttattttattgattcgTATCACATAAGAACTAAATAGTTAGTACTTGCCAACTTAAAATTTGATCATAGTgaggaaaatatatttttatcacattattatttgatttaatacatgcacttgcattacAAATTTTCACACACTagctatataaaaaattaaataataacatttatttacaatttttaatcttcaaaataagTGCATAAGTTACAAActgaataataatttatttgaagtATTGCTTATAATTTACCgaatataagataaataaaaagaataCATTTTGAAAAAGTATTAActcaaaattctttaaaaaaaatgataggtTATCACTTAAAAAATCATTCATGAATTGAGCTGgggtttgaaaattttcaatatttgacaatttaaaaaaaataaaattaaaaaggttaatttat is part of the Gossypium hirsutum isolate 1008001.06 chromosome D11, Gossypium_hirsutum_v2.1, whole genome shotgun sequence genome and encodes:
- the LOC107912104 gene encoding uncharacterized ATP-dependent helicase YprA isoform X1, translating into MAVKEIEVRTLSGESTTITVSPETTINDLKHLLKLSFAPATSSPNFHLFFKGTKLNLQCKVSSLAFQSGEFFVLIPFTKKNKPQVENPSFSNDASAASSFADSTYSDMMQEFSYLRDNSRKFSEGNNNNSNGHGDDDDDSFKSRRIQGGNIDKDERNEGHPYDLLWNVLRSSDRDLFEEKNCEKFVEVLQSMNCLSSPYSGKCMLLSEAIFRTSDDHASCLCPTWLRGLVEAFALLSILWAFLQLQTERMTTSRLKQVLGHLEKFGVGICMEDIEHLSVLCPKVVYFVNNDMEPKNFSNALVITHSSTKEADKFASKLEAGKTCRSLSKIFNLMKKWESSFKTSLWETIKLLMSKKNYENLLSFSLEDLLLFVKKGDYVLERNEAKRARRSSSSASNSHSVKRRCHDTSQLLPSEMVEHLRKSIGSDGQMVHVEKIGARKGSYVEIPNELSDKSKSALKSIGINKLYSHQAESIMASLSGKNVVVATMTSSGKSVCYNLPVLEALSHNLSSCALYLFPTKALAQDQLRALLTLTNGFDCGINIGVYDGDTSQKERTWLRENARLLITNPDMLHMAILPLHRQFSRILSNLSFVVIDEAHAYKGAFGCHTALILRRLRRLCSHVYGSDPSFVFCTATSSNPREHCMELANLSTLELIEKDGSPSSEKFFVLWNPVLPLRTELDKSEFGIDGRNASDKSLSPISEVSHLFAEMVQHGLRCIAFCKSRKLCELVLCYTREILEEVAPHHVNSICAYRAGYVSEDRRRIESEFFGGKLCGIAATNALELGIDVGHIDVTLHLGFPGSIASLWQQAGRSGRRERSSLAVYVAFEGPLDQYFMKFPQKLFCGPIECCHIDAQNQQVLEQHLVCAALEHPLSLLYDEKYFGSGLSKAINALKNRGYLTSNPSNDSLSKIWSYMGHEKRPSRSISIRAIEAERYIVIDKQLNETLEEIEESRAFFQVYEGAVYLHQGRTYLVKDLDLSRKIAYCEKAVMDYYTKTRDYTDIHIVGGKIAYPARVSKDQLPKTTAQANPCSVTTTWFGFCRIRRGSNQVLDTVDLSLPRYSYESQAVWISVPQSLKIIVEKKYSFRAGLHAACHAVLHVVPLYMRCNLSDLAPECPNPYDSRFFPERILLYDQHPGGTGVSKQIQPYFTELLHSALELLTCCHCSSDTGCPNCVQNLACQEYNELINKDAAIIIIKGVLDAEKTYFEGHPDSTPSC
- the LOC107912104 gene encoding uncharacterized ATP-dependent helicase YprA isoform X5; its protein translation is MAVKEIEVRTLSGESTTITVSPETTINDLKHLLKLSFAPATSSPNFHLFFKGTKLNLQCKVSSLAFQSGEFFVLIPFTKKNKPQVENPSFSNDASAASSFADSTYSDMMQEFSYLRDNSRKFSEGNNNNSNGHGDDDDDSFKSRRIQGGNIDKDERNEGHPYDLLWNVLRSSDRDLFEEKNCEKFVEVLQSMNCLSSPYSGKCMLLSEAIFRTSDDHASCLCPTWLRGLVEAFALLSILWAFLQLQTERMTTSRLKQVLGHLEKFGVGICMEDIEHLSVLCPKVVYFVNNDMEPKNFSNALVITHSSTKEADKFASKLEAGKTCRSLSKIFNLMKKWESSFKTSLWETIKLLMSKKNYENLLSFSLEDLLLFVKKGDYVLERNEAKRARRSSSSASNSHSVKRRCHDTSQLLPSEMVEHLRKSIGSDGQMVHVEKIGARKGSYVEIPNELSDKSKSALKSIGINKLYSHQAESIMASLSGKNVVVATMTSSGKSVCYNLPVLEALSHNLSSCALYLFPTKALAQDQLRALLTLTNGFDCGINIGVYDGDTSQKERTWLRENARLLITNPDMLHMAILPLHRQFSRILSNLSFVVIDEAHAYKGAFGCHTALILRRLRRLCSHVYGSDPSFVFCTATSSNPREHCMELANLSTLELIEKDGSPSSEKFFVLWNPVLPLRTELDKSEFGIDGRNASDKSLSPISEVSHLFAEMVQHGLRCIAFCKSRKLCELVLCYTREILEEVAPHHVNSICAYRAGYVSEDRRRIESEFFGGKLCGIAATNALELGIDVGHIDVTLHLGFPGSIASLWQQAGRSGRRERSSLAVYVAFEGPLDQYFMKFPQKLFCGPIECCHIDAQNQQVLEQHLVCAALEHPLSLLYDEKYFGSGLSKAINALKNRGYLTSNPSNDSLSKIWSYMGHEKRPSRSISIRAIEAERYIVIDKQLNETLEEIEESRAFFQVYEGAVYLHQGRTYLVKDLDLSRKIAYCEKAVMDYYTKTRDYTDIHIVGGKIAYPARVSKDQLPKTTAQANPCSVTTTWFGFCRIRRGSNQVLDTVDLSLPRYSYESQAVWISVPQSLKIIVEKKYSFRAGLHAACHAVLHVVPL
- the LOC107912104 gene encoding uncharacterized ATP-dependent helicase YprA isoform X6, which gives rise to MAVKEIEVRTLSGESTTITVSPETTINDLKHLLKLSFAPATSSPNFHLFFKGTKLNLQCKVSSLAFQSGEFFVLIPFTKKNKPQVENPSFSNDASAASSFADSTYSDMMQEFSYLRDNSRKFSEGNNNNSNGHGDDDDDSFKSRRIQGGNIDKDERNEGHPYDLLWNVLRSSDRDLFEEKNCEKFVEVLQSMNCLSSPYSGKCMLLSEAIFRTSDDHASCLCPTWLRGLVEAFALLSILWAFLQLQTERMTTSRLKQVLGHLEKFGVGICMEDIEHLSVLCPKVVYFVNNDMEPKNFSNALVITHSSTKEADKFASKLEAGKTCRSLSKIFNLMKKWESSFKTSLWETIKLLMSKKNYENLLSFSLEDLLLFVKKGDYVLERNEAKRARRSSSSASNSHSVKRRCHDTSQLLPSEMVEHLRKSIGSDGQMVHVEKIGARKGSYVEIPNELSDKSKSALKSIGINKLYSHQAESIMASLSGKNVVVATMTSSGKSVCYNLPVLEALSHNLSSCALYLFPTKALAQDQLRALLTLTNGFDCGINIGVYDGDTSQKERTWLRENARLLITNPDMLHMAILPLHRQFSRILSNLSFVVIDEAHAYKGAFGCHTALILRRLRRLCSHVYGSDPSFVFCTATSSNPREHCMELANLSTLELIEKDGSPSSEKFFVLWNPVLPLRTELDKSEFGIDGRNASDKSLSPISEVSHLFAEMVQHGLRCIAFCKSRKLCELVLCYTREILEEVAPHHVNSICAYRAGYVSEDRRRIESEFFGGKLCGIAATNALELGIDVGHIDVTLHLGFPGSIASLWQQAGRSGRRERSSLAVYVAFEGPLDQYFMKFPQKLFCGPIECCHIDAQNQQVLEQHLVCAALEHPLSLLYDEKYFGSGLSKAINALKNRGYLTSNPSNDSLSKIWSYMGHEKRPSRSISIRAIEAERYIVIDKQLNETLEEIEESRAFFQVYEGAVYLHQGRTYLVKDLDLSRKIAYCEKAVMDYYTKTRDYTDIHIVGGKIMSSFSPSQHNFCWNWYAKASPAIHLGFP